In the Nicotiana tabacum cultivar K326 chromosome 16, ASM71507v2, whole genome shotgun sequence genome, one interval contains:
- the LOC107792031 gene encoding uncharacterized protein LOC107792031, with protein sequence MFPSGNSQEPFNPYTSKALLEKSFTYNHHQNPSSSSRQEDLASFLNFPSPFLDDHNNELPLNQILSHQHHQDQEAGDHHHVKESNFTHNISCEASKEEMSIEAAKTSSKKRNLSATPPRRRTGKKDRHSKICTAQGVRDRRVRLSLHIARKFFDLQDMLGFDKASKTIEWLFSKSNNAITELSENIPQKDYSDGNKIINSNSSSSEDQKSESLMSECEVLSRWEENSNNEGKERGKDINMNDRLSEMVQNNPHKRESRNKARARARERTKEKMMIKGLDKKCNKQWYETNPNSGTNILDHLGSSSNSGFLDQEYSNNNSYNNTSVNQEKDSPLEASSQSLEHPFISNYYANSTAAIGGLDSGNCFLGFLGNWEYAPMAYAGNPSSIYLANSSYQFQPLDQEKHLSCRHHRQE encoded by the coding sequence ATGTTTCCTTCAGGCAACAGCCAAGAACCCTTTAATCCCTACACCTCAAAAGCATTACTTGAAAAGTCTTTTACATATAATCATCATCAAAACCCTAGTTCAAGTTCAAGGCAAGAAGATCTTGCATCTTTCTTGAATTTCCCTTCTCCATTTCTTGATGATCACAATAACGAGTTGCCCTTGAACCAAATATTGTCTCATCAGCATCACCAAGATCAAGAGGCTGGTGATCATCACCATGTCAAAGAGAGCAATTTTACTCATAATATTTCTTGTGAGGCTTCAAAGGAGGAAATGTCTATTGAGGCAGCTAAAACATCATCAAAGAAGAGAAATCTCAGTGCAACGCCACCGCGAAGGAGAACTGGGAAGAAAGATAGGCATAGCAAGATATGCACTGCTCAAGGTGTGAGAGATCGGAGAGTGAGATTGTCACTTCACATAGCGCGTAAGTTCTTCGATCTCCAAGACATGTTAGGCTTTGATAAGGCAAGTAAAACTATAGAATGGTTGTTTTCCAAATCCAATAATGCCATAACTGAGCTCTCAGAGAACATACCACAAAAGGATTATAGTGATGGTAACAAGATTATTAATAGTAATAGTTCAAGTAGTGAAGATCAAAAGAGTGAATCTCTTATGTCTGAATGTGAAGTACTATCAAGATGGGAGGAGAACTCAAATAATGAAGGGAAAGAGAGAGGAAAAGACATAAACATGAATGATAGATTGAGTGAAATGGTGCAAAATAATCCACATAAGAGGGAGTCAAGAAACAAAGCAAGAGCAAGGGCTAGGGAAAGAACAAAAGAGAAAATGATGATTAAAGGTCTTGACAAAAAGTGCAATAAACAATGGTATGAAACAAACCCTAATAGTGGTACTAATATTCTTGACCATTTAGGGTCATCAAGCAATAGTGGTTTTCTTGATCAAGAATACTCCAACAACAATTCTTATAATAATACAAGTGTCAATCAAGAAAAGGATTCTCCCCTTGAAGCAAGTTCTCAGTCTCTAGAACATCCGTTCATTTCAAATTACTATGCAAATTCCACAGCAGCAATAGGAGGCTTAGATTCTGGAAATTGCTTCTTGGGTTTCCTTGGGAACTGGGAATATGCACCAATGGCATATGCAGGTAACCCTAGCTCAATTTATTTGGCAAACTCCAGTTATCAATTTCAGCCACTGGACCAAGAAAAACATTTATCCTGCAGACATCACAGGCAGGAATAA